One region of Chryseobacterium sp. SORGH_AS_0447 genomic DNA includes:
- a CDS encoding cytochrome-c peroxidase, with translation MKIILKYPFVAFLFITFAVFGALQCTQSHQPLQDDLSEVKKDLFITNTDFLNRTNELMKMVSGDPEQAVLQSKFEELRISYKKMEWAVEYFLPQTARFINGPALPEIEMQEHTEIEPEGLQVLEEMLYPYDPANKAEVIRMLKNLTNKSNTIKTNFQAITISRDQVFDALRQEVFRISSLGIAGFDTPVSGTSLKEIPYALGAVQKALQKIATEKSQENALAKINTAIKASRAYLKKNTNKNTFDYIQFIPEHLNTITSLMIDFQKQEEIPAVEVTSALNKNVRTFYSKNAFNPNAFVPGKQFEMSPEKVKLGKQLFNDNILSDNNSRSCATCHVAEKAFTDGREKSMSLTDSPLQRNTPSLSYSAFQHGQFWDMRKDDLEGQSSAVITNKEEMHGDLSKIIAKINTNPEYRMAFRNIYKGKNAEIWQLQNVLASYIRSLASFSSDFDDYMRGNKKAMTESQKNGFNLFMGKAQCAICHFLPLFNGTVPPNYTKTEQEVLGIAENSSNRTADKDPGRGKFHETVAFLQHSFKTPTLRNIAKTAPYMHNGGYKTLMEVMEFYNIGGGKGLGLKADNQTLSDAPLNLSEKEMNEIIDFLNALNDH, from the coding sequence ATGAAAATTATTCTTAAATATCCTTTCGTTGCTTTTCTTTTCATCACCTTCGCGGTATTCGGGGCTTTACAGTGTACCCAAAGCCACCAGCCATTGCAGGATGACCTTTCCGAAGTAAAAAAAGACCTGTTCATTACCAATACCGATTTTCTGAACCGGACCAATGAACTGATGAAAATGGTTTCCGGAGATCCGGAGCAGGCTGTTCTTCAGAGTAAATTTGAAGAGTTGAGAATTTCGTACAAAAAAATGGAATGGGCCGTGGAATATTTCCTTCCGCAGACCGCACGCTTCATCAATGGTCCTGCCCTGCCTGAAATCGAAATGCAGGAACACACGGAAATTGAACCGGAAGGCCTTCAGGTTTTAGAAGAAATGCTGTACCCTTACGATCCGGCCAATAAGGCGGAAGTGATCCGAATGCTTAAAAACCTGACCAATAAAAGCAATACGATTAAAACAAACTTCCAGGCCATCACCATTTCCCGAGACCAGGTCTTTGATGCGCTGAGACAGGAAGTTTTCCGGATTTCCAGCTTAGGGATTGCCGGATTCGACACGCCGGTTTCAGGAACCTCCCTGAAGGAAATCCCATATGCTTTAGGTGCTGTTCAGAAGGCACTTCAAAAGATCGCCACCGAAAAATCACAAGAGAACGCTCTTGCAAAAATTAATACGGCAATTAAAGCTTCCAGGGCGTACCTGAAAAAGAATACAAACAAAAACACATTCGATTACATCCAATTTATTCCTGAACATCTGAACACCATCACTTCCCTGATGATCGATTTTCAGAAGCAGGAGGAAATTCCGGCCGTAGAAGTAACTTCGGCCCTTAATAAAAACGTCCGGACATTCTATTCCAAAAATGCCTTCAACCCAAATGCCTTTGTTCCGGGCAAACAGTTTGAGATGTCACCGGAAAAAGTAAAGCTCGGGAAACAGCTTTTTAACGATAATATTTTATCCGACAACAATTCCAGAAGCTGTGCCACCTGCCATGTCGCGGAAAAAGCATTTACTGACGGAAGAGAAAAATCCATGTCGCTTACCGACTCGCCTTTGCAGAGAAACACACCTTCTCTGAGTTATTCGGCTTTCCAGCACGGCCAGTTTTGGGATATGCGGAAGGACGACCTTGAAGGGCAGAGTTCTGCAGTGATTACCAATAAGGAGGAAATGCACGGCGACCTCAGCAAAATTATTGCGAAGATCAATACGAATCCGGAATACCGTATGGCATTCAGGAATATCTACAAAGGAAAAAATGCCGAAATCTGGCAGCTGCAGAATGTTCTGGCCAGCTACATCCGTTCACTGGCTTCTTTCAGTTCGGACTTTGATGATTATATGAGAGGAAATAAAAAGGCCATGACGGAAAGTCAGAAAAACGGCTTTAACCTGTTTATGGGAAAAGCCCAGTGTGCCATCTGCCACTTTTTACCGCTTTTCAACGGTACGGTACCGCCAAACTATACGAAAACCGAACAGGAAGTGCTGGGAATCGCAGAGAATTCATCCAACCGGACGGCAGATAAAGATCCGGGGAGAGGGAAATTCCACGAAACGGTAGCCTTTCTACAGCATTCCTTTAAAACCCCTACTCTTCGGAATATTGCTAAAACTGCACCTTATATGCACAATGGCGGATATAAAACGCTGATGGAAGTCATGGAATTCTACAACATAGGCGGAGGAAAAGGACTCGGACTGAAAGCCGATAACCAGACCCTCTCCGATGCTCCGCTGAACTTATCGGAAAAGGAAATGAATGAAATTATCGATTTTCTAAATGCGCTAAACGATCATTAA